Below is a window of Lacrimispora xylanolytica DNA.
CGCCCAAATCAATCTGATGCATCACATCCTCATGAGTATAGATTCCGCCTGCAGTTACTACAGGGATTACCTTATTGTATTTCTCCCCGTATTCCTTTACCAGACGAATGATTCCTTTAATTTCTTCTTCATACTCTTCCCGTTTATAGGTATGCTCCACATCCTCAGTATCCACTCCAAGCCTTGTTAAATCATCGTTGGAAAATCCCAGATGACCGCCGGCCAAAGGTCCTTCTATGACGACCAGGTCCGGTGCCTGATGGTATTTACGGTCCCACATCTTACAGATGACCATGGCTGATTTTACAGTCGAAACGATAGGTGCAATTTTAGTCTTAAGCTTGATCCCTGCCTCTTCCGCTGCCTCTGCAACAATCTCAGGAAGACTGACCGGAAGTCCAGCACCGGATATAATAAGGTCTGCTCCGGCCTTTACCGCCTTTTTTACATAACTGGCATAATTCATTGTCGCAACCATGATGTTAAAACCGATGATTCCATCTGGTGCGATTTCTCTAGCCTTATTCATTTCTGTTCCAATCGCCCTCAAATTTGCTTCCAGGGGATTCTTTTTAAAGTCAGGTTCCCGAAAGCCGATCTGTGCCGTTGAAATAATTCCGATTCCTCCGGCCTTTGCCACTGCTCCAGCTAAGGATGAAAGGCTGATTCCAACGCCCATCCCTCCCTGGATTACCGGATTCTTTGCCACAAGATCTCCTATTACCAAAGGTTTTAATGTTCCCATTACATTCTCCTAA
It encodes the following:
- a CDS encoding NAD(P)H-dependent flavin oxidoreductase — translated: MGTLKPLVIGDLVAKNPVIQGGMGVGISLSSLAGAVAKAGGIGIISTAQIGFREPDFKKNPLEANLRAIGTEMNKAREIAPDGIIGFNIMVATMNYASYVKKAVKAGADLIISGAGLPVSLPEIVAEAAEEAGIKLKTKIAPIVSTVKSAMVICKMWDRKYHQAPDLVVIEGPLAGGHLGFSNDDLTRLGVDTEDVEHTYKREEYEEEIKGIIRLVKEYGEKYNKVIPVVTAGGIYTHEDVMHQIDLGADGVQVATRFVTTHECDAPMEYKQAYINAKKEDIVITKSPVGMPGRAIVNPFLSDVGKVPFRLEHCYQCLEKCDRTTIPYCITKALVDSAEGRTEDGLLFCGSNAYRAEKLESVDQVMKELVGEI